One part of the Suncus etruscus isolate mSunEtr1 chromosome 2, mSunEtr1.pri.cur, whole genome shotgun sequence genome encodes these proteins:
- the ZBED3 gene encoding zinc finger BED domain-containing protein 3 codes for MKSEEQQVKNMEETCRQDAAAKQASNEVAAQAFVPMPPGQLGAPYSELWGYFHLAPARQDLEEGPWATCRLCGEQVSRGWSFHASTPELWKHLKNVHQRDLEKSGSRLSQPSPPGPPSQQPVPPQSPLPQAQPGPGLTAEGDWARLLEQMSALVLRCSLRERELARREAAVEQAERALELRRRALQAEECAADVARRELQADRELLQARLREVSRRECALALAADPKQGTFKEEPESEEDSYLITKVFL; via the coding sequence ATGAAGAGCGAAGAACAACAGGTCAAGAATATGGAGGAGACTTGCAGGCAGGACGCGGCCGCCAAACAGGCCTCCAACGAAGTTGCTGCCCAGGCCTTCGTACCCATGCCTCCTGGCCAGTTGGGGGCACCATACTCTGAGCTCTGGGGCTACTTTCATTTAGCTCCTGCTCGCCAGGACCTTGAGGAGGGCCCCTGGGCAACATGCAGGCTGTGTGGAGAGCAGGTGAGCCGAGGCTGGAGCTTCCACGCTAGCACCCCTGAGCTGTGGAAGCACCTGAAGAACGTGCACCAGCGGGACCTGGAGAAGAGTGGCTCTCGCCTTTCACAGCCTTCCCCGCCAGGCCCTCCTAGCCAGCAGCCAGTGCCACCACAGTCACCACTACCGCAAGCGCAGCCGGGCCCTGGCCTCACGGCCGAGGGCGACTGGGCGCGCCTGTTGGAGCAGATGAGTGCTCTGGTTCTGCGCTGCAGCCTACGTGAGCGGGAGCTAGCACGGCGAGAGGCTGCCGTGGAGCAGGCCGAGCGCGCCCTGGAGCTCCGTCGCAGGGCCCTGCAGGCCGAGGAGTGCGCAGCAGATGTGGCACGGAGGGAGCTGCAGGCCGATAGGGAGCTGCTGCAAGCACGGCTGCGGGAAGTGAGTCGCCGGGAATGTGCCCTAGCCCTAGCTGCTGATCCGAAGCAGGGCACATTCAAAGAAGAGCCCGAGAGCGAGGAGGACAGCTATCTGATCACAAAGGTCTTCCTGTAG